The Chelatococcus sp. HY11 genome includes a window with the following:
- a CDS encoding OsmC family protein — protein sequence MKTSGSAVWQGGIKDGKGAISTKSGALSAYPYGFSSRFEGKPGTNPEELIGAAHAGCFTMALSLILGEAKLTAENMDTTAEVTLDKVEDGFAITAVHLTLRAKIPGATPEIFKELANKAKAGCPVSKLLKAEITLDAALVD from the coding sequence ATGAAGACGAGTGGATCAGCCGTATGGCAAGGTGGCATCAAGGATGGCAAGGGAGCGATCTCGACGAAAAGCGGGGCGCTGAGTGCCTATCCCTATGGCTTCAGCAGCCGCTTCGAGGGCAAGCCCGGCACCAATCCCGAAGAACTCATCGGCGCGGCCCATGCCGGCTGTTTCACCATGGCGCTCTCGCTCATCCTCGGCGAGGCCAAGCTGACGGCCGAGAACATGGACACAACCGCCGAGGTCACCCTCGATAAGGTTGAGGACGGCTTCGCCATCACGGCGGTGCATCTGACCTTGCGCGCCAAGATCCCCGGAGCGACGCCCGAGATATTCAAGGAACTCGCGAACAAGGCCAAGGCCGGCTGCCCCGTTTCCAAGCTCCTGAAAGCTGAAATCACATTGGACGCGGCGCTCGTCGACTAA